In Lotus japonicus ecotype B-129 chromosome 5, LjGifu_v1.2, one genomic interval encodes:
- the LOC130717996 gene encoding protein SMAX1-LIKE 3, whose amino-acid sequence MRTGNCAVQQGLTAEAASLVKQAVTLAKRRGHAQVTPLHVANTMLTVTNGLFRTACLQSHSHPLQCKALELCFNVALNRLPASTASSPMLGGGAHNHHSQYPSISNALVAAFKRAQAHQRRGSVENQQQPLLAVKIELEQLIISILDDPSVSRVMREAGFSSTQVKSNVEQAVSLEICSQNNNQNNNTSKENNNNLILSSPSSHETVGMVRAEDIESVVENLASQRKRCTVIVGECVASLEGVVRGVMEKFDKGNVGESLRGVKFITLSLSSLVKFSREEVEQKVEELRGLVKMASHGKGYVLYVGDLKWVFDYRKGRGCYCPVEHMVMEIGKVVSGVGESARFWVMGVATFQGYMRCKNGQPSLETLWGLHPITIPAGSLSLSLITHSGLQNEPTKEKADSNRSSWLLLENDDQKQPACFAEPSGKIETEVRSLLSSDACNSDSSTSSLPAWLQQYKNENKATTYNHQDCVPVGELCKKWSSMCGSTQKQPYLSEKALTYTPSSVSPSSCTSGFSYEHHQHTNKNPQSNNHNFWISESSSKLNESTLRVYSSNPNSTSSSDVMEVEYEKRFKEFNSEKMKSLCNALEKKVPRQKDIIPEIASTVLQCRSGMIRRKGKVINNNEVKEETWLFFQGVDVAAKEEIARELARLIFGSPNDFVSISLSSFADSTEDCCRNKRSRDEQSCSYIERFADAISCNPHRVFLVEDIEQVDYCSQLGFKRAIERGRVVDSNGEEIALCDAIIILSCESFSSRSRACSPNKQKACEGNSQEEKGDNTLEEITSPCISLDLNISIDDGDDGGCDDDEDRSVDEIGLLESVDRMFIFKFQNL is encoded by the exons ATGAGAACTGGAAACTGTGCTGTGCAACAAGGCCTAACTGCCGAGGCAGCAAGCTTAGTGAAACAAGCAGTGACCCTCGCGAAACGCCGTGGCCACGCTCAGGTGACTCCACTCCACGTGGCAAACACTATGCTCACTGTCACCAACGGTTTATTCCGTACAGCATGTCTCCAATCCCACTCTCACCCTCTTCAGTGCAAGGCCTTGGAGCTTTGCTTCAACGTCGCCCTCAATCGGCTGCCGGCGTCCACAGCTTCAAGCCCCATGTTGGGTGGTGGTGCTCACAACCACCACTCTCAGTACCCTTCCATCTCCAACGCCTTAGTCGCCGCCTTCAAGCGCGCTCAGGCGCACCAGCGCCGTGGATCGGTCGAGAATCAGCAGCAGCCGCTATTAGCAGTGAAGATTGAGCTTGAGCAGCTCATTATTTCAATCTTGGATGATCCTAGTGTTAGCAGAGTCATGAGAGAAGCTGGGTTTTCTAGCACTCAAGTGAAAAGCAATGTTGAACAAGCTGTTTCCTTGGAAATATGCTCTCAGAATAACAACCAAAACAACAACACTTCAAAGGAGAACAACAATAATCTAattctctcttcaccttcttctcaTGAGACTGTGGGTATGGTTAGGGCTGAGGATATAGAAAGCGTGGTGGAGAATTTGGCGAGTCAAAGAAAAAGATGTACTGTGATTGTGGGAGAGTGTGTGGCTAGTCTTGAAGGTGTGGTTAGAGGAGTGATGGAAAAATTTGATAAAGGGAATGTTGGGGAGTCACTTAGAGGTGTCAAGTTTAtcactctttctctttcttctcttgtAAAATTTTCAAGGGAAGAGGTTGAACAAAAGGTTGAAGAGCTTAGGGGTCTTGTGAAAATGGCCTCTCATGGGAAAGGGTACGTTTTGTATGTTGGGGATCTTAAATGGGTGTTTGATTATAGGAAAGGGAGAGGGTGTTACTGCCCTGTGGAGCACATGGTAATGGAGATTGGAAAGGTGGTGAGTGGGGTTGGAGAGAGTGCAAGGTTTTGGGTGATGGGTGTTGCCACTTTCCAAGGTTACATGAGATGTAAAAATGGCCAGCCTTCATTGGAGACTCTTTGGGGTCTTCATCCTATTACTATCCCAGCTGGAAGTTTGAGTTTGAGCCTCATCACTCACAG TGGTCTACAAAATGAGCCCACCAAGGAGAAAGCTGACAGCAACAGAAGTAGCTGGCTATTGCTTGAAAATGATGATCAGAAGCAACCGGCTTGCTTTGCGGAACCCTCAGGGAAAATTGAGACCGAGGTTCGAAGCTTGCTGAGTAGTGATGCTTGTAACAGTGATTCCTCAACTTCAAGCCTTCCTGCATGGCTTCAACAGTATAAGAATGAGAATAAAGCAACTACCTACAATCATCAG GACTGTGTCCCAGTGGGAGAGCTTTGCAAAAAGTGGAGCTCTATGTGTGGCTCAACCCAAAAACAACCCTATCTTTCTGAAAAAGCTCTCACATACACACCATCCTCCGTGTCACCTTCTTCATGCACTTCAGGGTTCTCATACGAACATCACCAACATACTAACAAAAACCCACAAAGCAACAACCACAATTTCTGGATCTCTGAAAGTAGTAGCAAACTCAATGAATCAACTTTGCGAGTTTACAGTTCCAACCCTAATTCTACTTCTTCTAGTGATGTAATGGAAGTGGAGTACGAGAAAAGGTTCAAAGAGTTCAACTCAGAGAAAATGAAAAGCCTGTGCAATGCCTTGGAGAAAAAGGTGCCACGGCAGAAAGATATAATTCCAGAAATTGCAAGCACCGTTTTGCAATGCCGGTCCGGGATGATAAGAAGAAAAGGGAAAGTGATAAACAACAATGAGGTGAAAGAAGAAACTTGGTTGTTTTTCCAAGGTGTGGATGTTGCAGCAAAAGAGGAAATAGCAAGGGAACTAGCCAGGCTTATTTTCGGTTCCCCGAACGACTTTGTTTCAATATCTCTGAGCAGTTTCGCAGATTCAACGGAGGATTGTTGCAGAAACAAAAGATCAAGAGATGAACAAAGTTGCAGTTACATTGAGCGGTTCGCGGATGCAATCTCTTGCAACCCTCATAGGGTGTTCTTAGTTGAGGACATTGAGCAAGTAGATTATTGTTCTCAACTTGGTTTCAAAAGGGCTATTGAAAGAGGAAGAGTTGTAGACTCGAATGGTGAAGAGATTGCGCTTTGTGACGCGATCATCATTCTCAGCTGTGAGAGTTTCAGTTCAAGGTCAAGAGCTTGTTCTCCTAACAAACAAAAAGCGTGTGAAGGTAATTCTCAAGAAGAGAAGGGTGACAATACTTTGGAGGAAATCACTAGCCCTTGTATTTCtttggatttgaatatttccattgatgatggtgatgatggtggttgtgatgatgatgaggaccgGTCGGTGGATGAAATTGGGCTTCTTGAATCTGTGGATAGAATGTTTATCTTCAAATTTCAGAACTTATGA